Proteins co-encoded in one Montipora capricornis isolate CH-2021 chromosome 12, ASM3666992v2, whole genome shotgun sequence genomic window:
- the LOC138027875 gene encoding uncharacterized protein has protein sequence MALKSNIHCCVPLCTQRGRVGPKGEQIGFFKFPDEEEMKKRWIHAIRRDVGRFFRISGASKVCSLHFKLSDISKGLGGRMSLKTSAVPSIFAWKQTSPRKRPPPTERPYQQKRKDRPKSVPEKECFSVSSEPKILLSKTPEAVNDIPETGTNETITLGAASTSLDEMPSTEKDLFNNETLKQLRLLENKCADLEKAVSELEDKNEALQSNVFSLSRFTSDEAMLFYTGFPNYKVFLASFEYLDPGDNGENVRYWLSCDNEIPSEHYENPAQLGVKRGRPRSLKPQEEFFLTLCRLRQGFAETHLSHLFNVSQATISRIIISWINFMYLRFGVVNIWPSREAINTTMPEDFRKAYPSTRVIIDCTEVKCAMPSSLLLNSELFSTYKNHTTLKGLVGISPSGAITFISQLYTGSMSDREIVERSGILDLPFTEGDSVMADKGFTISDILPLGVSLNIPPFLGTSTQMPPEDVVRTQEIARLCIHVERAINKIKNFHIWDSVIPLNLFGVANQMWSVCAFLCNIQDPILTS, from the coding sequence ATGGCGTTGAAGTCAAACATTCACTGCTGTGTACCATTGTGCACACAAAGAGGGCGTGTTGGACCAAAAGGGGAACAAATTGGATTCTTTAAGTTTCCAGACGAAGAGGAAATGAAAAAACGATGGATACATGCTATACGTAGAGATGTTGGTAGATTTTTTCGCATCTCCGGGGCATCGAAAGTGTGTTCGTTGCATTTCAAGCTCAGTGACATATCGAAGGGTCTTGGTGGACGAATGTCTCTGAAGACAAGTGCAGTTCCGTCGATATTTGCTTGGAAACAAACTTCACCACGAAAGCGGCCGCCCCCTACCGAAAGGCCTTATCAACAAAAGCGAAAAGACAGGCCGAAATCTGTCCCAGAAAAAGAGTGTTTTTCAGTGTCTTCGGAGCCTAAAATATTACTCAGCAAAACACCTGAAGCTGTAAACGATATTCCTGAAACAGGTACTAACGAAACCATTACCTTAGGAGCCGCCAGTACCAGCCTTGATGAAATGCCTTCCACTGAAAAAGATCTTTTTAATAATGAAACCCTCAAACAATTAAGGCTACTTGAAAACAAATGCGCAGATCTCGAAAAGGCAGTTTCAGAGTTAGAAGACAAAAATGAAGCACTTCAGTCAAATGTCTTCTCACTTAGTCGGTTTACCTCTGATGAGGCAATGTTATTTTATACAGGTTTTCCTAACTACAAAGTATTCCTGGCATCCTTTGAATATTTAGACCCGGGAGATAATGGAGAAAATGTCAGATACTGGTTGTCATGTGATAATGAGATACCCTCAGAACATTACGAGAATCCAGCGCAATTAGGTGTAAAGAGAGGTAGACCAAGATCACTCAAACCACAAGAAGAATTTTTTCTCACTTTGTGTCGCTTGAGACAGGGATTTGCAGAAACCCACCTTTCCCACCTGTTTAATGTTTCTCAGGCAACTATTAGTAGGATCATTATTAGTTGGATCAATTTTATGTATCTTCGATTTGGAGTGGTTAACATTTGGCCATCAAGAGAAGCCATTAACACAACAATGCCTGAAGACTTCAGGAAGGCATATCCCAGTACACGCGTTATTATTGACTGTACAGAAGTGAAGTGTGCAATGCCCAGTAGCTTGTTGCTGAATAGTGAGTTGTTCAGTACCTACAAGAATCATACTACACTAAAGGGGCTAGTGGGAATCTCTCCATCTGGTGCCATTACATTCATAAGCCAACTGTATACAGGTAGTATGTCAGACAGAGAAATTGTAGAAAGGTCAGGCATACTTGACCTGCCATTTACTGAAGGAGACTCTGTGATGGCAGATAAAGGTTTTACTATAAGTGACATCTTACCTTTAGGTGTGTCTTTGAACATTCCACCATTCCTGGGAACATCCACACAAATGCCCCCGGAAGATGTTGTAAGAACTCAGGAGATTGCACGACTGTGTATCCATGTTGAACGggcaattaataaaattaagaattttcatatatggGATAGCGTTATCCCACTGAATCTCTTTGGTGTTGCAAATCAAATGTGGTCTGTTTGTGCATTTCTCTGCAACATTCAAGACCCTATCTTAACAAGCTGA